A single region of the Gopherus evgoodei ecotype Sinaloan lineage chromosome 3, rGopEvg1_v1.p, whole genome shotgun sequence genome encodes:
- the LOC115649478 gene encoding gallinacin-13-like translates to MEILYILFAVLFLVSLATAGHRRFPDTQSCIRRDGYCKAKCTKIDSRVEVKLGTCKNGRQKCCRPKRLLSNYTGILANLQP, encoded by the exons ATGGAGATCCTTTATATTCTGTTTGCAGTTCTCTTTTTGGTCTCCCTGGCGACCGCAG GACACCGGCGGTTTCCAGACACCCAATCTTGCATCAGACGTGATGGTTACTGTAAAGCAAAATGCACGAAGATCGATAGCCGGGTTGAAGTGAAGCTGGGGACCTGCAagaatggaaggcagaaatgctGCCGACCTAAGCGTCTG CTCTCCAACTACACTGGGATCCTAGCCAACCTTCAGCCATGA